The following nucleotide sequence is from Devosia salina.
GTCGAAGCCGGAATGCCCCAGCCAGAGCGCTCCCAGCGCCGCGAGGATTGGCGAAGCGACGAGCCCGCCCAGGGCCAGCAGGACCACGCCAAAGGCATAGACATGCACGAAATTATACACCCGCGCCCCGATCCGCGGTCCGAGCCCATAGGCGGCAAAGCTCAGGTCAGGCGCAAAGAACAGCACCAGCGCCGCCCACCAGGGCAGGTCGGCGCCGGCGAGGGCAAAGAGCACCAGGCTCGCGCCGAAGACCAGCGCCCCCTCGACCCGCTGCCAGGCGATCATGTCCGTCATCCTGCGCCCTCCGTTCACGCTGCCTTGCGGGCTGCGGTGTGTTTCGCGGCCACCAATTCGGTAACGGTTGCCGCCACGGCCGCCTCGAACGGCGTCCCGAAACCGGGGCCCAGCAGCGCATCGAGCCGTGGATCGACCAGTTCCATCTCGTTGAGCCAGAGATAGCGCATGCGATAGATGTCGCGCATCACCGGATTGACCAGGCCCATGGCCCGCAGCATCCACCAGGGCAGCGGCGCCACCTTCAGCCGGCGGCCCAGTCCCGACTGGATCGCCGCCATGATCTGTCCATGGTTCACCCAGTGCCCGGCAAAGTGGAAATTCTCGAACCGCCCGAACCCGTCGCGCTGTTCCGCGACCACTGCAAAGGCCCGTGCCAGATCGGGCAGATAGGCCCAGCTGTGGCGGGTCTGGAGGTCGCCCATATGGTGGATCGTCCCCCTGGCGAAATTCATGAACATGGCCGCATCGTACCAGTCGTCGCGATTGCCCGGACCGTAGAAGTCGCCAGCACGGAGGATGATCACCCGGATATTTCCAGATTCTGCCGCTGCCTGCAGCATCTGTTCAAGCCGGATGCGAATGTCCCCGCGCGGCTTCTCCGCGCTCTGGCGCAAGCCTGGCGCGATCGCGCGGTCGCTGGCGCGGTAATTGTAGATGGTTCCCGGAAAGAGCAGCGTCTTGCCCGAAGAGCCCATGGCATCGAGCACCACCTGAAGCTGCCTTTCCGCCCGGCCATTGCCCCACTGGTCGTAAGGCAGATGCAGGCCCTGAAAGACGATGTCAGCATCGGCGATCGCCGCGCGGACCACCGCCACCTCATCGGCGTCGCCCGCCACGAAAGCCGTGCCGGCCACCGGCCGCCGATTGGCGCGTCCCAGTCCTGTCACCGTCCAGCCTGCGTCGCGAAACGCGATCATCGCCGCATTGCCGATATGGCCATTGCTGCCCAGCACCGTCACCTTGCCCTTGGACATCTCATTGCTCCTTGCACTTGTCCTGGCGTGACCCGCTTGCCGATCACGCTCTTGCCGGAGCCCAAGATCGTCGATACACTGATGAATATCGATTGGCCGTATTTCTGGGTTTGATATTCACAAATGAATAGGGAGCCGGATTGGGCGCTCTGGCGCAGCTTTGCCGCGGTCATTTCCGAAGGCTCGCTTTCGGGGGCGGCCCGCCATCTCGGGCTCAGCCAGCCGACAGTGGGCAGGCATATCGAAACGCTGGAGGCCGATCTGGGCTTGAGCCTCTTCGAGCGCAGCCTAACCGGCCTCAAGCCCAACCCCACTGCCCTGCGCCTCTATGAACCCATCAAGTCCGCCCAGGCCGCGCTGGCCGAGGCGGCCATCCTCGCCGCCGGGGCGCAAGACGAAAGTGGCGGCACGGTGCGGCTGACTGCCAGCACCATGATCTCCAATTATGTCCTGCCCGACATTCTCGCCACCGCCCGCACGCTCCACCCACGCATCGCCATCGAGACAGTCCCTTCCGATTCGGCCGAGAACCTGCTGATGCGGGAAGCCGACATCGCCATACGCATGTTCCGTCCCACCCAGCTCGAACTGGTCACACGGCATCTGGGCGATATTCCGCTGGTTCCGGTGGCCCATGAACGCTACCTGGCCCGCCGCGGCCGGCCGACCAGCGTCGCCGAACTCTGGGCCCACGACATTCTCGGTTTCGACCGGTCCGATGCTATCATCGCCCATGCCCGGGCGCTCGGTTTCAATATCACCCGCGACCATTTCATGGTGCGGTCCGACGACCAGACCCATTTGTGGGAGCTGCTCAAGGCTGGCATGGGCATAGGGTTTGCTCAGCAAAACCTGGCGCGCCGCACCCCGGGCCTGGTGATCCTGCCCATCGATCTCGCCATCCCGCCGCTGCCGATCTGGCTGACCACGCACAGGGAATTGTTCACCTCGCACCGAATCCGTGCCATCTATGATGCTGTAGCGGACGGCCTCACCGCCTATATATCCGGCGATCCAATCGCGTCCTCCATCCGTTAAGGCTGACATGCAGACCCTGTTCAATATCGGCATCGCCCTGGCGCTGCTTTTCGTCGTTATCGTGCTCGGCATGGGCCTTTGGAACATGCTCAAGGGCGGCCCCGGCAATACCAGCCAGCGCCTGATGCGCCTGCGCGTCATCGGCCAGGCCGTGGCGCTGGCGCTGCTGCTGGGCGCCCTGTTCCTGTTCGGGCGCGGCCAGGGCTGAAACCAGCACGCAGAACAGCGATTTGAGGGAGGCGGGCGGCCATGGTGAAGCTCAACAAGATCTACACACGCACCGGTGACGATGGCACCACCGGGCTCGTGCGCGGCCCCCGTCGCTCCAAGCACGATCTGCGCGTCGAGGCCTATGGCACCACCGAGGAAGCCAATGCCTTTGTCGGCCAGGCGCGGCTCTCGACCACCACCCAGCCCCGCATCGATACGGTGCTGGCGCGCATCCAGAACGACCTTTTCGATGTCGGCTCGGACCTCGCGACGCCCGGCGCCGACGATCCGGATGCGCAATATCCCAGCCTGCGCGTGCGCCCGGTGCAGACCGACTGGCTGGAACGCCAGATCGACCATTTCAATGCCGATCTGGCCCCGCTCACCAGCTTCATCCTGCCCGGTGGCACGCCGCTCTCGACGGCCCTGCACCTTGCCCGTACCGTCACCCGCCGCGCCGAGCGGCTGGTCGCGGCCCTGGTCGAGGTCGAGCCCGACACCAGCCCCGAGGCCCTGCGCTATCTCAACCGCCTCTCCGACCTGCTATTCGTGCTCGGGCGCGTCGCCAATGCCAATGGCAGCAAGGACGTCTTGTGGGTTCCGGGCAATTATGGTGACGTCAAGAAGGCCGACTGATCGCTGACCGGCGACGGGGCACGGGAGAGCGCCACACGATGTTCCTGCCCCTGCACGACACCAATCCGATTCGCCATGTGAAATTCCCCGTCGTCACCTACGGGCTGATGGCGGTGACGGCGCTGGTCTTTCTCGTCCAGTCGGCCCTGCCACCGGCGGCCTTCGACCAGGCAACCATCGATTTCGGCATGGTCCCCATCGTGGTGCGCGACCTCTATCCGCAGCCTGTGGCCTGGCTGCCCGACTGGGCGAACCTGGTCACCTACGCGTTCCTCCATGCCGACTGGCTGCACATGCTCACCAACATGCTGTTCCTCTGGGTCTTCGGCGACAATATCGAGGACGCACTGGGGCACACGAAATTTCTCGTCTTCTACCTCGCCTGCGCGGTCTGTGCGGCCCTGGCCCATTTGCTGTTCAACCTCCAAGGCAATGGCCCGCTGATCGGCGCCTCGGGCGCCGTGGCCGGGGTCATGGGCGCCTATATCGTGCTCTATCCTCATGCCCGGGTCTTCGTGCTCGCCCGCATCGTCTGGCTGATCCCCCTGCCCGTTCCGGCTTTCTGGATGCTCGGTTTCTGGATCGCCACCCAACTCTTCTATGTGGTCATCGGCTCGGACGAGCCCGTCGCCTGGTGGGCCCATCTGGGCGGGTTTGCCGCCGGACTCGTGCTGGCGCCACTCCTCAAGCGTCGCAGCGTTCCCCTCTGGGGCGGGCGTTGACCCGCCTTTGAGGACAATTTCTCCGCCCGAGCCAACAAAGCGTTAACCCGGCTTAACTAGTGTCGTGGCACCCGCAATGTGCCAGGACCGGCCCCTTGAACACCGACCTCTCCACGAACTTGCTGACGGCGCGCACCGCGATGACGCAGAATTCCGTGCAGATCGCGGTCTTCAAGAAGGCTCATGAGATGCAGGCCGACCTGCTCAATTCCCTGATGCAGACCGCGCTGAGCGCCCCGCCCCCGGGCCAGGGTCTCAAGGTCGACAAGCAGGCCTGAGCCAATGGCGACGGGAACCGGCATCGGCATTGCCCCATCCGTCATGATCAACCGCATCGTCTATGACAAGAACGTGCCGCAATCGGGCCATCTGCTCGAAGTCGCGCGCCTGCGCGGCGAGATGATGCAGGCCCAGGCGGACAATGCCGCGTCCCCCCTCCCCACCACCAAGCCCGCCGAACCCCCGGTCAACGGTGCCGAAGTCGATTTGCTGGTCTAGTAGGCCCATGCTCGAGCCGGCCCGATAGGGCAAATCCCCCGGCGAAGGGCCGGGCGGATATTGACGCTGGCGCGAGCAGAGAGGCTTTGCCATCGGGGCCGGCTTTCACTATGGTCCGCGCGGCTTTTCCTGCCGGTTAGAAATCTCAGATGTCCGATCAAAAGCGTCCAATACCGCAGCCCGGAATCCTCGATATTGCGCCCTATCTGCCCGGCAAGTCCGGTGCGCCCGGCAGCAAGGCAATCAAGCTTTCGGCCAATGAATCCCCGCTTGGCGCCAGCCCTCAGGCGGTGGCGGCGTTCGCTGCTGCTGCCGATCACCTCGAAATCTATCCCGAGGGTTCGTCCCGCCTGTTGCGCGAAGCCCTGGGCGAAGTGCATGGCATCGACCCTAACGCCATAGTCTGCGGCAATGGCTCGGACGATCTGTTGCACCTGCTGGCGCAGACCTATCTGGGCCATGGCGACGAAGCAGTCATGAACCGCTATGGCTTCTCGGTCTATCCGATTATCACCAAGGCCGCCGGCGCCGAGATCGTGACGGTCGACGAGGTGGACTACACCGCCAATGTCGATGCGCTGCTGGCCGCCATCACGCCGCGCACCCGCATCGTCTGGCTCGCCAATCCCAACAATCCCACCGGCACCTATCTGTCGGTGGCCGAAGTGGCGCGGCTGCATGCCGGCCTCCGGCCCGACATTCTCCTCGTCATTGACAGTGCCTATGCCGAATATGTGACCGCTGCCGACTATTCGGTGGGGCTGGACCTGGTCGAGGCCCACGAAAATGTCGTCATGGTGCGTACCTTCTCCAAGATGGGACTGGCCGCCGCCCGCATCGGCTGGATGGTGGGGCCGGGCCATGTCGTGGATGCGATCAACCGCATCCGCGGGCCGTTCAACGTCAACCTGCCCGCGCAACTGGCCGGGGCTGCCGCCACGCGCGACATTGCCTTCAACCAGCGCCTTAAGGCCCATAATGCGCAATGGCGCGACTGGCTGACGGCCCAATTGCAGTCCAACCGCATGCGGGTCATTCCCAGCCAGGCCAATTTCGTGATGGTGCTGTTCGAAACGCCGGAACTGGCGGCCAGGGCCTTCGAAACACTGGCAGCGGCGGGCTATATCGTGCGCGAGATCGGTGCGTCCTACGGCATCCACAACGGCCTCAGGATCTCGATCGGTTCGGAAGAGGCGATGCGCGGCGTCGCCGAGGTGCTCAAATCCATGGAGGGCGCCCAATGAGTGTGCATTTCCGCAAGCTCGCCCTGATCGGCATCGGCCTGATCGGCTCGTCCATCGCACTGGCGGCACGGCGACAGGGCCTGGTGGAGGTCATCTCCATTGCCACCCGCCGCCAGGAAACGCTCGATGAAGCGCGCGCGCTCGAGCTGGGCGATATCTATACGCTTGATGCCGCCGAAGCCGTGCGCGGGGCCGACCTGGTCATTCTCTGCGCGCCGGTCGGCGCCTATGGGGCCCTGGCCGCGGCGATCGGGCCGCATCTGGAACAGGGCGCGATCCTGTCCGATGTCGGCTCGGTCAAGGAACATGTCGTCAAGGTCGTTGGCCCGCATGTGCCGGCGGGCATCAGCTTCATTCCCGGCCATCCCATCGCCGGCACCGAGCATTCAGGGCCTTCGGCCGGCTTTGCCGAGCTGTTTGCCGGGCGCTGGTGTGTGCTGACCCCCACGACGGGCGTGCCGCAGGCCGACACTGACAAGCTCGTTGCCTTCTGGCAGGTCATGGGCTCGATGGTGGAATGCATGGACGCAGCCCATCATGACATGGTGCTCGCCATTACCAGCCACATTCCTCACCTCATCGCCTACAATATCGTGGGCACGGTGGCCGATCTCGAAACGGCCACCCAGTCCGAGGTCATCAAGTTTTCCGCTTCCGGCTTCCGCGACTTTACCCGCATCGCCGCCTCCGATCCGGTCATGTGGCGCGACGTCTTCCTCACCAACAAGGACGCCGTGCTCGAAATGCTGGGCCGCTTCAACGAGGACCTCTCGGTGCTGCAGCGGGCGGTCCGCAATGGCGATGGGGCGGCGCTCGAAGCCATGTTCACCCGCACGCGCGCCATTCGCCGCTCGATCATCAATGCCGGGCAGGAAACGGCCGCGCCCGATTTCGGCCGCCCGCACGAGGCTCCACCGGCCCCCGAACCGTCCTTCGTGCGCGAGCATGGCGGCGGCGATGATGCTTGACCGCGTCCCGCAGGGCAAATCGCTCCAGTGGAGCGATTTGAGCGGTCAAGGCCATGAGAGCTGTGCTCGAGTGGCTGGCGCGTTGGGCACAAATCGCTCCGGTGACACAACTGAAGCGGTCAGGATGATGGGAGCCACGCTCGAGTGGCTGAGCATGGCCGGCAAGGATAAGAAGGCTCCATGAAAAAGCGAATCATCATTCTTGGCACCGTCGTCCTGCTTGTCGTCCTGGCCTGGTCGGCGGCCTGGTTTGTCCTGGCTGCACAGGTTCGCCAGCAGGTCGAAGCACTGGCGCTGGCGGATGGCGAGACGGCGCCGCAGCTGCAATGCGGCGCTCTCGATATCGGCGGCTTCCCGTTCCGGTTCGATGTGGATTGCGCCAATGCCAGCCTCGTCTCGGGAGACCTGATGGTCGAGGTGCCCGGCCTAAGGGCCAGCGTCATGGTCTGGCGTCCGACCCATGTCGTGGCCTCGGCGCAAGGGCCGGCTCGCCTGTCCGATGC
It contains:
- a CDS encoding DUF4260 domain-containing protein; translation: MTDMIAWQRVEGALVFGASLVLFALAGADLPWWAALVLFFAPDLSFAAYGLGPRIGARVYNFVHVYAFGVVLLALGGLVASPILAALGALWLGHSGFDRLMGYGLKSESSFQDTHLGRIGKKR
- a CDS encoding twin transmembrane helix small protein, which gives rise to MQTLFNIGIALALLFVVIVLGMGLWNMLKGGPGNTSQRLMRLRVIGQAVALALLLGALFLFGRGQG
- the hisC gene encoding histidinol-phosphate transaminase, whose product is MSDQKRPIPQPGILDIAPYLPGKSGAPGSKAIKLSANESPLGASPQAVAAFAAAADHLEIYPEGSSRLLREALGEVHGIDPNAIVCGNGSDDLLHLLAQTYLGHGDEAVMNRYGFSVYPIITKAAGAEIVTVDEVDYTANVDALLAAITPRTRIVWLANPNNPTGTYLSVAEVARLHAGLRPDILLVIDSAYAEYVTAADYSVGLDLVEAHENVVMVRTFSKMGLAAARIGWMVGPGHVVDAINRIRGPFNVNLPAQLAGAAATRDIAFNQRLKAHNAQWRDWLTAQLQSNRMRVIPSQANFVMVLFETPELAARAFETLAAAGYIVREIGASYGIHNGLRISIGSEEAMRGVAEVLKSMEGAQ
- a CDS encoding rhomboid family intramembrane serine protease encodes the protein MFLPLHDTNPIRHVKFPVVTYGLMAVTALVFLVQSALPPAAFDQATIDFGMVPIVVRDLYPQPVAWLPDWANLVTYAFLHADWLHMLTNMLFLWVFGDNIEDALGHTKFLVFYLACAVCAALAHLLFNLQGNGPLIGASGAVAGVMGAYIVLYPHARVFVLARIVWLIPLPVPAFWMLGFWIATQLFYVVIGSDEPVAWWAHLGGFAAGLVLAPLLKRRSVPLWGGR
- a CDS encoding prephenate/arogenate dehydrogenase family protein, producing MSVHFRKLALIGIGLIGSSIALAARRQGLVEVISIATRRQETLDEARALELGDIYTLDAAEAVRGADLVILCAPVGAYGALAAAIGPHLEQGAILSDVGSVKEHVVKVVGPHVPAGISFIPGHPIAGTEHSGPSAGFAELFAGRWCVLTPTTGVPQADTDKLVAFWQVMGSMVECMDAAHHDMVLAITSHIPHLIAYNIVGTVADLETATQSEVIKFSASGFRDFTRIAASDPVMWRDVFLTNKDAVLEMLGRFNEDLSVLQRAVRNGDGAALEAMFTRTRAIRRSIINAGQETAAPDFGRPHEAPPAPEPSFVREHGGGDDA
- a CDS encoding LysR family transcriptional regulator yields the protein MNREPDWALWRSFAAVISEGSLSGAARHLGLSQPTVGRHIETLEADLGLSLFERSLTGLKPNPTALRLYEPIKSAQAALAEAAILAAGAQDESGGTVRLTASTMISNYVLPDILATARTLHPRIAIETVPSDSAENLLMREADIAIRMFRPTQLELVTRHLGDIPLVPVAHERYLARRGRPTSVAELWAHDILGFDRSDAIIAHARALGFNITRDHFMVRSDDQTHLWELLKAGMGIGFAQQNLARRTPGLVILPIDLAIPPLPIWLTTHRELFTSHRIRAIYDAVADGLTAYISGDPIASSIR
- a CDS encoding putative motility protein; the encoded protein is MNTDLSTNLLTARTAMTQNSVQIAVFKKAHEMQADLLNSLMQTALSAPPPGQGLKVDKQA
- a CDS encoding NAD-dependent epimerase/dehydratase family protein, translating into MSKGKVTVLGSNGHIGNAAMIAFRDAGWTVTGLGRANRRPVAGTAFVAGDADEVAVVRAAIADADIVFQGLHLPYDQWGNGRAERQLQVVLDAMGSSGKTLLFPGTIYNYRASDRAIAPGLRQSAEKPRGDIRIRLEQMLQAAAESGNIRVIILRAGDFYGPGNRDDWYDAAMFMNFARGTIHHMGDLQTRHSWAYLPDLARAFAVVAEQRDGFGRFENFHFAGHWVNHGQIMAAIQSGLGRRLKVAPLPWWMLRAMGLVNPVMRDIYRMRYLWLNEMELVDPRLDALLGPGFGTPFEAAVAATVTELVAAKHTAARKAA
- a CDS encoding cob(I)yrinic acid a,c-diamide adenosyltransferase, with protein sequence MVKLNKIYTRTGDDGTTGLVRGPRRSKHDLRVEAYGTTEEANAFVGQARLSTTTQPRIDTVLARIQNDLFDVGSDLATPGADDPDAQYPSLRVRPVQTDWLERQIDHFNADLAPLTSFILPGGTPLSTALHLARTVTRRAERLVAALVEVEPDTSPEALRYLNRLSDLLFVLGRVANANGSKDVLWVPGNYGDVKKAD